From Camelina sativa cultivar DH55 chromosome 5, Cs, whole genome shotgun sequence:
AATCTTACTATACCAGAAATAACATATTGAGAGATTGTTGTCTTAAGCGTCAAAACTTTAGCCTTCAACTTCGGGGACGGATAACCAAGGAGCTCGGCTCGAGATAAAATCTACCAAAAAGCAAAAGACAGAGATATTGGATATCAAAACTCACAtctcaagaaaaaaatgtgGATAAAGCACATCACATCAAGACAACATTTATAGAGAAtacaaacaacatatatatagacttaAATAACTTAAAGCCATCCATGTGATAAAAGTGGAGAGTATGCAACCAACTTGTTACGTAAGTTGGAGGCAATATAAAATCCATCCTTATGACACACTtgaaaacacgaaaacataccTCAAGAAATCTTTCCCCAAAAGTAAGCTTCTCCACATTCTGCAACTTCTCTAGGGTTTGAAGACAATGATCAACTATTTTAATTGGGTCTGACGACGCATCAGTATCTATTTCAGCTTCTGTTAAAGACGAGACATCAACTAATGTATATGGAAACATAGAGTTTGTTAATCTTAATCTGAGATACTGGAGATGTGGTGCGTCAATCCTTGTCCCCTTAAGCCAATCCTTGCTATCTATTTCTAATGTTTTCAGACGCGGTGATTTGCTGAGATCAAGATGATGGAGTTCATCGCAGTGATACAACCTTAAGGTTTCGAGAAGGGGAGAACCAGAGATAATCTTAGCAAAGGATTTATCCTTAAGGTTGCAAGCATACAATGTCAGGATCTTCAAAGATGTCCAAGACACAGAGCATCTTGGATTGATACAAGCATGTTTTGACTTAACGTAAAGTTGCTTGACAGAGGAATTGTTATAAAAGAAATCAGGCATATCACAAAGACGGTGCTCCAACCACAGATTCTCCACGTTTCGGTACATGGCAAACTTGACCCAACTGCACAAGTAATGATAGTCTAAGCTTCGGATACAGAGCTTAAAGCTCATCATCTTGCGAGCCGTGTAGCGAGATAGGATTTTGTCTACGGAACTAGGGTCCAGATTACAGTTATCGGAGAAGGAGAGGGAAGGTGTGTTGCACCATATATGTCTCCATCTTCTGGACAAGACGGAAGTTGTGATTGCCAACTTGGTCGAGATGAAGGAGAGGATGACTTGGAGGATCTCATCAGGCAAAGAGCTGATTAAGTCTATATCTTTCCTTGGATCTCTTCCTCGTTTAATTTTGCGGCGGCGGTGAGCGAAATAATGTCGTCTAGGGCATCGTACAGAGGAAGTGGTGGCGCTGTCTCCTTTTCCGACGTTGTCAGCCATCGTAAGTTATGAactcataattttaattttcaattttattccCTAAACCTAGGCGTTAAAGAGTAACTTACAAGTATCCtctttacaaata
This genomic window contains:
- the LOC104788855 gene encoding putative F-box protein At1g49610, whose protein sequence is MADNVGKGDSATTSSVRCPRRHYFAHRRRKIKRGRDPRKDIDLISSLPDEILQVILSFISTKLAITTSVLSRRWRHIWCNTPSLSFSDNCNLDPSSVDKILSRYTARKMMSFKLCIRSLDYHYLCSWVKFAMYRNVENLWLEHRLCDMPDFFYNNSSVKQLYVKSKHACINPRCSVSWTSLKILTLYACNLKDKSFAKIISGSPLLETLRLYHCDELHHLDLSKSPRLKTLEIDSKDWLKGTRIDAPHLQYLRLRLTNSMFPYTLVDVSSLTEAEIDTDASSDPIKIVDHCLQTLEKLQNVEKLTFGERFLEILSRAELLGYPSPKLKAKVLTLKTTISQYVISGIVRLLQHSPELKKLTLRTMDCDAIQGYADNYLDSYTWIPYRCSESLVFGDIKSRDVETKHVALFMELVLKTTKTLEKMVVRLGPYRSERGIKELRQKVPMLSHDKDVSIVLIATKRWIRESSKW